TGCAACTTTGGCGCCCATAGCTGCACTGCCACCACGGCAGGGACCAACACCAGAATCAGAACGAAGATGGTGACAATTGCGATGCTTAGGCTGAGAATTAACGCGTCGAAGAAGGCGCTGCTTTCGAATAGTGAGCTGAAGCCTTCTAGGGTGAATCCAGCATCACCTTTCCAGAACGCATAGGCGGCTAGGCCCAGTTGCGGTGCCAGGATAAACACCGCAATGGCAATCACTGGTGCCCAGGAGATGGTCTTGCTCACCTGAGTTTTCTGGTCTATCGCTGAAGCCATTTTTGGCTCCTTCCTTGAAGCAGGTTGAACACGATGAGAACCACTATCGCGACCACAGCGGTGATTAAGCCCATGGCCATGGCTGCATTTTGTCCGCCCACCGACGCCGATCCACCTAGTTCATTAGCAATCTGCAACGTGATGAGTGGGAAAGCTCCACTGCCCAGCAGCACTGCTGCCGATGCATGCGTGGCAAAAGCTGAACCAAACAGCAGCACAAACCCACCGATTATCGCCGGGGACAGAATAGGGATTCCAACTTTGCGCCAGAACATCCACTGTGACCCACCGAGTGGGTCAAGTCCGACGGAGTGGTGTTTCTGCCTTTCGTTGAAACAAGCAGTGTGATGGCCTCAGGGACCAGCACGGGCTTGGTACTGTGACTGGTTCATGCGACTTCCTTGGTGGTGGTGTCGGCGTCGATGACGTTGGCGGTGATCATTGCTTTGGTTTGCTCAAGGCTTGTCAGTGACATGTAGCGGTTTTGCTGAATCCAGTCATCATGTTGTTCTGCCAACACAGCACCAACAAGGCGCACAACAGCGTCACGATTAGGGAAGATTCCAACAACATCTGTGCGGCGCCGGATTTCTCGATTGAGCCGTTCAGTGGGGTTATTCGACCAGACCTTCTTCCACACTGATTTCGGCGTATTGGTAAACGCCAATAGTTCGTCGAGGGCTTCTTCTAGGTAGTCGGCCACGTGTGGGAACTTCTGCTCGCAAAATGCCACGACCTCTTTGGCTTGGGACCACACCGATTCCGAGTCTGGTTGTTGGAATATCGTGTGAAACATCGCCGATAACGTCGGCCATTGAGTCTTGGGCACCATCGCTGAGAGGTTCTTCGCGAAATGGGTACGGCATCGTTGCCAGGACGCATTCGGTAACACGTCACTGATCGCGTGCTGGATACCTAAGTGAGCATCACTGGTTACCAAATAGACCTCATTAAGCCCGCGGGCTTTTAAGTCACGGAAGAACCCGGTCCATGACGATGCTGATTCCGATGTAGCGACCTGCATGCCTAGTAGCTCGCGGTAGCCTTCAGCATTAACCCCGGTAGCAAGGAGTACGGAGGTTTTAACCACTCGTCCGCCTTCACGGACTTTCAT
This region of Corynebacterium casei LMG S-19264 genomic DNA includes:
- a CDS encoding IS256 family transposase yields the protein MAAAPYSIDPTTYLDELLAQASPDLMREMLQGFINQILSTQADQVCGADYATTSESRTNVRNGYRHRDLDTRVGTIDVAVPKLRTGSFFPDWLLERRTRAERALTTVIATCYLKGVSTRRMNDLVASLGINNLSKSQVSEMAKDLDCMVEDFRTRPLDTGPYLYVSCDALTMKVREGGRVVKTSVLLATGVNAEGYRELLGMQVATSESASSWTGFFRDLKARGLNEVYLVTSDAHLGIQHAISDVLPNASWQRCRTHFAKNLSAMVPKTQWPTLSAMFHTIFQQPDSESVWSQAKEVVAFCEQKFPHVADYLEEALDELLAFTNTPKSVWKKVWSNNPTERLNREIRRRTDVVGIFPNRDAVVRLVGAVLAEQHDDWIQQNRYMSLTSLEQTKAMITANVIDADTTTKEVA